The Cohnella abietis genome has a segment encoding these proteins:
- the bcp gene encoding thioredoxin-dependent thiol peroxidase: protein MAQLQVGHPVPDFELPATNGETVRLSEYRGRKVIIYFYPKDMTPACTQQSCDFRDASVAFGDANAIILGISTNDLKSHYKFIQKYELPFLLLADTEHQVCDLYGVWQEKKLYGKTYMGIVRSTFLIDESGVLVQEWRNIKVKGHIDNVKQALLASS, encoded by the coding sequence ATGGCGCAATTACAAGTGGGGCATCCAGTCCCAGATTTTGAGCTTCCTGCTACGAACGGGGAAACGGTCCGATTAAGTGAGTATCGCGGTCGCAAGGTCATCATTTATTTTTATCCGAAGGATATGACTCCCGCTTGTACGCAGCAATCCTGTGATTTCCGCGATGCGAGTGTAGCCTTCGGAGATGCGAATGCAATCATACTAGGTATTAGCACGAACGATCTTAAATCCCACTACAAATTTATTCAAAAGTACGAGCTACCTTTTCTACTACTCGCAGATACGGAGCACCAGGTGTGCGATTTATATGGGGTGTGGCAGGAGAAGAAGCTGTACGGTAAAACCTATATGGGCATCGTGCGCTCGACCTTTCTCATTGATGAATCAGGTGTTCTGGTTCAAGAATGGCGTAATATTAAAGTCAAAGGTCATATCGATAACGTAAAGCAAGCCCTTCTTGCAAGTTCGTAA
- a CDS encoding FadR/GntR family transcriptional regulator, translating to MNLNNHSNSKVTFQALNRTKLVDDVVVQLQKTISSGELQNGDKIPTEPELMQQFGVGRSTIREAVRVLVHAGLLEKKQGFGTFLSANSVIQEPLENRLRRAEIVEVYEVRKMLELEISRLAAQRRDDQDLEQMRQHLDQRNEALSKGDTSGYLNADIEFHLSIAVASKNNVVVDLYRTFSAVLRESLLKLAMVKATHDPNTHIHELMYEAIKAKDVAAAENWTLLNLDETVKELNEMNTDKE from the coding sequence ATGAATTTGAATAATCACTCTAATTCCAAGGTTACGTTCCAAGCGCTTAATCGTACAAAGCTGGTGGATGACGTCGTTGTTCAACTTCAGAAGACCATCTCAAGCGGTGAATTGCAGAACGGTGACAAAATCCCAACAGAGCCTGAGCTTATGCAGCAATTCGGAGTGGGCCGATCCACCATTCGTGAAGCTGTGCGGGTACTTGTACATGCGGGCCTCTTGGAAAAGAAGCAAGGCTTTGGAACCTTCCTATCCGCGAACTCTGTCATTCAAGAGCCGCTTGAGAATAGATTAAGAAGGGCAGAAATCGTTGAGGTATACGAAGTAAGGAAAATGCTTGAGCTGGAAATCTCGAGGCTAGCCGCACAGCGACGGGACGATCAGGATCTTGAGCAAATGCGCCAGCATCTCGATCAGCGTAATGAGGCTTTGAGCAAGGGAGACACGAGTGGATATCTAAATGCAGACATCGAATTCCATCTTTCCATTGCTGTAGCGAGCAAGAACAATGTCGTCGTCGATCTCTATCGGACGTTCTCAGCTGTTCTTCGTGAGTCGCTATTAAAGCTAGCTATGGTTAAGGCAACACATGATCCCAACACGCATATCCACGAACTGATGTATGAAGCTATTAAAGCGAAGGATGTAGCAGCTGCAGAAAATTGGACGTTGCTGAATTTGGATGAAACAGTTAAAGAGTTGAACGAAATGAACACGGACAAAGAATAA
- a CDS encoding MFS transporter yields the protein MSNQQDSTASLQMRTAYSILFSISIVHLLNDSIQSVIPAIFPILQESMALTFAQIGWIAFTLNVTASLLQPLIGWYTDSKPKPYLLPAGVVFSMLGMVVLAYANSYSLVILSVVLIGLGSAVLHPEASRVAYMAAGARRGLAQSIFQTGGNIGQALAPIFTALIFVPYGQYGIIWFTIAAGAAFVVQIFVAKWYKSYISRQAAMKKKVVEKKQLLSKKAIVYAMTVLIMLLFSKFVYVASMTGFYSFYLIEHHGITTERAQIYIFALLAAGALGTFMGGPLADRFGRRNMIWFSILGTAPFSLMLPYASLFWSVVLCIFIGFILLSGFSVIVVYAQELLPGKVGTVSGLFFGLAFGLGGIGSVVLGTLADATSIVFVIKLCAFLPLIGLLAVFLPTDRKLNVVQ from the coding sequence ATGAGTAATCAACAGGATTCAACTGCCAGCTTACAGATGAGAACGGCTTATTCTATTTTGTTTTCCATCAGTATCGTCCATTTACTTAATGATTCGATTCAATCCGTAATACCCGCAATTTTTCCGATATTACAAGAATCTATGGCACTTACCTTTGCACAAATCGGCTGGATTGCCTTCACTCTAAATGTAACGGCCTCCTTGCTACAACCATTGATAGGCTGGTATACCGATTCAAAGCCTAAGCCTTACTTGCTTCCAGCTGGCGTTGTTTTCTCCATGCTGGGAATGGTCGTATTGGCATATGCTAACTCCTATTCGTTAGTTATCTTATCCGTTGTCTTAATAGGCCTCGGTTCTGCAGTGCTCCATCCAGAGGCGTCACGTGTTGCCTACATGGCTGCGGGAGCGAGAAGAGGACTAGCACAATCTATTTTCCAAACGGGCGGTAACATCGGTCAAGCATTGGCACCTATATTCACTGCGCTCATATTCGTTCCTTATGGCCAATACGGCATTATATGGTTTACGATAGCGGCGGGAGCGGCCTTCGTTGTACAGATTTTTGTAGCCAAATGGTACAAAAGCTATATAAGTCGTCAGGCTGCGATGAAGAAAAAAGTTGTGGAGAAAAAACAGCTTTTATCGAAAAAGGCAATCGTGTACGCCATGACCGTTCTTATTATGCTACTGTTTTCAAAATTCGTTTATGTGGCAAGTATGACTGGATTTTACTCCTTTTATCTCATTGAACACCACGGCATTACAACGGAGCGTGCGCAAATCTATATTTTTGCCTTGCTTGCTGCTGGAGCATTAGGTACGTTCATGGGAGGACCTTTAGCAGATCGGTTTGGCAGACGGAATATGATTTGGTTCTCCATTCTAGGCACCGCGCCATTCTCGTTAATGCTTCCTTATGCCAGCCTGTTCTGGTCAGTCGTTCTATGTATTTTTATTGGATTTATTTTACTCTCTGGATTTTCGGTAATCGTTGTTTATGCCCAAGAATTGCTACCTGGTAAAGTAGGAACAGTATCGGGATTATTTTTCGGGCTTGCTTTCGGTCTAGGTGGGATAGGCTCCGTCGTATTAGGAACGCTGGCGGATGCGACAAGTATTGTATTCGTCATTAAGCTTTGCGCGTTCTTACCGTTGATTGGGCTTCTAGCCGTCTTCCTCCCAACGGATCGTAAATTAAATGTTGTGCAGTAA